One window of Paralichthys olivaceus isolate ysfri-2021 chromosome 20, ASM2471397v2, whole genome shotgun sequence genomic DNA carries:
- the LOC109646679 gene encoding solute carrier family 2, facilitated glucose transporter member 1-like, translated as MAGQEKQVTGYLLFSLTTAVIGSLQFGYNTGVINAPEQKLRSFFNNTWVERYGESISQDVCTIVWSVAVAIFSVGGMVGSFSVGVMADRFGRRRSMFLVNSLAVIGGLLMGFSTICSSYEMVIAGRLVIGLFCGFFTGLTPMYVGEVSPTPLRGAFGTLHQLGVVVGILIAQIFGLEALLGSDKLWPLLLALTVVPAVLQCILLPFCPESPRFLLINLKQEEQARKALVRLRGSEDVSKDMQEMKEESAKMAMEKKVTIPELFRSPAYRQPLLVAVMLQLSQQLSGINAVFYYSTGIFKSAGVKQPIYATIGAGIVNTIFTVVSLFLVEKAGRRTLHLLGLGGMAVSALIMTISLLLVNIPAMSYVAIMAVMLFVAMFELGPGPIPWFIVAELFSQGPRPAAMAVAGCCNWTANFLVGMSFPKLVDTCGPWVFLIFTGFLVIFFIFTFIKVPETKGKTFDEIARSFGSAPPPTSSFVEEPPAGASAAVTLPASPVKEKVPLVEAVVAAPAPAAETTPLEDKSNSTVQESV; from the exons ATGGCGGGACAG GAAAAGCAGGTGACAGGTTACCTCCTGTTCTCTCTGACCACCGCCGTCATCGGCTCCCTGCAGTTTGGTTACAACACAGGAGTCATCAATGCTCCCGAGCAG AAACTGCGATCTTTCTTCAACAACACCTGGGTGGAGCGCTATGGGGAGTCCATCAGCCAGGACGTCTGCACCATCGTTTGGAGCGTTGCCGTCGCCATCTTCAGCGTGGGCGGTATGGTGGGCTCCTTCAGCGTGGGCGTCATGGCGGATCGGTTTGGCAG gcgTCGCTCCATGTTCCTGGTGAACTCTCTGGCCGTGATCGGCGGCCTCCTCATGGGCTTCTCCACCATCTGCTCCTCCTACGAGATGGTGATCGCTGGCCGTTTGGTCATCGGCCTGTTCTGCGGCTTCTTCACCGGCCTGACTCCCATGTACGTGGGCGAGGTGTCACCCACTCCCCTCAGAGGAGCGTTTGGGACCCTGCACCAGCTCGGTGTGGTGGTGGGCATCCTGATCGCTCAG ATCTTTGGTTTAGAGGCTCTGCTGGGCTCTGACAAGCTGTGGCCCCTGCTGCTGGCCCTCACTGTGGTCCCTGCTGTGCTGCAGTGCATCCTGCTGCCCTTCTGTCCTGAGAGCCCCCGGTTCCTGCTCATCAACCTCAAACAGGAGGAGCAGGCACGTAAAG CACTGGTGCGTCTGCGCGGCAGCGAGGACGTGAGTAAAGACATgcaggagatgaaggaggagagcGCTAAGATGGCCATGGAGAAGAAGGTCACCATCCCCGAGCTCTTCCGCTCGCCGGCGTATCGTCAGCCCCTCCTGGTCGCCGTCATGCTGCAGCTCTCTCAGCAGCTGTCGGGAATCAACGCT gTGTTCTACTACTCAACGGGGATCTTCAAGTCGGCCGGTGTGAAGCAGCCCATCTACGCCACCATCGGTGCCGGCATCGTCAACACCATCTTTACCGTCGTATCT CTCTTCCTGGTGGAGAAGGCGGGACGACGGACGCTGCACCTCCTGGGGTTGGGGGGGATGGCGGTGAGCGCgctgatcatgaccatctcccTCCTGTTG GTGAACATTCCTGCTATGAGCTACGTGGCCATCATGGCCGTCATGCTGTTCGTGGCCATGTTTGAGTTGGGCCCCGGTCCGATTCCGTGGTTCATCGTGGCTGAGTTGTTCTCCCAGGGACCCCGACCGGCCGCCATGgcggtggctggctgctgcaATTGGACGGCCAACTTCCTGGTTGGAATGAGCTTCCCCAAACtagtg gatACGTGCGGGCCATGGGTCTTCCTCATCTTCACCGGTTTCCTtgtcatcttcttcatcttcaccttcatcaaAGTCCCAGAGACGAAGGGCAAGACCTTTGATGAGATCGCCCGCAGCTTTGGCAGCGCCCCGCCTCCCACTTCCTCGTTTGTTGAGGAGCCTCCCGCTGGCGCCAGTGCAGCCGTGACGCTTCCCGCCTCTCCGGTGAAGGAGAAGGTGCCGCTGGTTGAGGCGGTGGTGGCGGCTCCGGCTCCTGCAGCTGAGACCACACCTCTGGAGGATAAATCCAACTCGACAGTGCAGGAGAGTGTGTAG
- the LOC109646216 gene encoding uncharacterized protein yields MARDVSPLSLMSVRHRWVGATLGFVLPLFPLRPLIFYYFLSCAAATASLPGIEYSYGMSPKFVCTPIPPEADPSCYSPPSVPHGPSTNGHTNGHSGGPWRGMMSDEAKATILHLRESLVRQKETILDQRETIRELTAKLTLCEGFGGHHSGGHHDTHHHNNHDNHHDTNHDNHRDNHHDTNHDNHRDNHHDGDHDDHHGHHGSHHTSSSSTHHGPPSYHGSDHHYSHGSHRSDPHHRKGPYSKHSSFSPEQTGKTLQTLKERLENLQARNSSSSYSSSLRELLQRKITALEEQLHGYHRDHHDYGNHDDHHDDHHDDHHGSGHHDDHHDDNHDDHRGSNHHDDHHDDHHDDHHDDHHGNGYRNNHHNSHHSNHHGSPRYNHHSSHHSRHRDHSYDHHYDWPRGRYHGRYNNHRSDHHDDHHDDHHGDHHDDHHGDHHGDHHDDHHGDHHDDHHDDHHGRHDYHQEPGHHDDHHDDHHDKHRGNDHHEGRHDNDHHPRRLPFSSKETSLRGAGHSKLETVLGQIHHGQSDHKKLKSPSAFMLDFPMRTNYMYARMKRSVVNEIFALTICLWLKAGAGPGLGTPFSYAVPGQANELVLIEWGSNPMELLINDKAVTLPITMTDGKWHHVCVTWSTRDGAWEAYQDGVKKGSGQNLSAWHSIKPGGVFIVGQEQDTVGGRFDVTQSFMGELSDLQFWSRVLTSNEIHTQATCGGHLIGDVMSWSEESVELHGGLTEFPFEPCH; encoded by the exons ATGGCCAGAGACGTCAGTCCTCTGAGTCTCATGTCTGTGAGGCACCGATGGGTCGGAGCCACTCTGGGGTTCGTCCTCCCGCTCTTCCCCCTCCGTCCTCTTATTTTCTACTACTTCCTGTCTTGCGCGGCAGCAACAGCCAGTTTGCCTGGTATAGAATACAGCTATGGCATGAGCCCCAAATTTGTTTGCACCCCGATTCCGCCAGAAGCAGACCCCAGCTGCTACTCCCCGCCCAGTGTGCCCCACGGACCGAGCACTAACGGCCACACTAACGGCCACAGTGGCGGCCCCTGGCGAGGGATGATGTCAGACGAGGCCAAAGCCACCATCTTACATCTGCGAGAAAGCCTGGTGAGGCAGAAGGAGACGATCCTGGACCAGCGGGAGACCATCAGGGAGCTGACCGCCAAGCTCACCTTGTGTGAGGGCTTCGGGGGTCACCACAGCGGGGGTCACCATGACACCCACCACCACAATAACCATGACAACCACCACGACACCAATCACGACAATCACCGCGACAACCACCACGACACCAATCACGACAATCACCGCGACAACCACCACGACGGCGACCACGATGACCACCACGGGCATCACGGCAGCCACCACACGTCCTCGTCCTCGACGCACCACGGGCCGCCATCGTATCACGGCAGCGATCACCACTACTCCCACGGCAGCCACAGGTCGGACCCCCACCACAGGAAGGGCCCGTACAGCAAACACAGCTCCTTCTCTCCAGAGCAGACGGGAAAGACGCTGCAGACGCTGAAGGAGCGACTGGAGAACCTGCAG GCGAGGAACTCGTCCAGCTCGTACTCCAGCTCACTCAGAGaactgctgcagaggaagatcACCGccctggaggagcagctgcacGGTTACCACCGAGATCACCATGACTACGGCAACCACGACGACCACCATGATGACCATCACGATGACCACCATGGCAGCGGCCACCATGACGACCACCACGATGACAACCACGATGACCACCGTGGCAGCAACCACCATGACGACCACCATGATGACCATCATGACGACCATCACGATGATCACCATGGTAATGGTTACCGCAACAACCACCACAACAGCCATCACAGCAACCACCACGGCAGCCCCCGCTACAACCACCACAGCAGTCACCACAGTCGCCATCGCGATCACAGCTATGATCACCACTATGACTGGCCCCGCGGCCGCTATCATGGCCGCTATAACAACCATCGCAGCGACCACCATGATGACCATCACGACGATCATCACGGCGACCACCACGACGACCACCATGGTGATCACCACGGCGATCACCACGATGATCACCATGGCGACCATCATGACGACCACCATGATGACCACCACGGCCGCCACGACTACCACCAAGAACCCGGCCACCACGATGACCACCACGACGATCACCATGACAAGCACCGCGGCAATGACCACCATGAAGGTCGCCATGACAACGATCATCACCCTCGACGACTGCCTTTCAGCAGCAAAGAGACGAGTCTGCGTGGCGCCGGTCACAGCAAGCTGGAGACGGTGCTCGGCCAAATACACCACGGCCAAAGCGACCACAAGAAGCTGAAGAGCCCCAGCGCCTTCATGCTCGACTTCCCCATGAGGACCAACTACATGTACGCCAGGATGAAGCGTTCCGTGGTCAACGAGATCTTTGCCCTGACCATCTGCCTGTGGCTGAAGGCAGGGGCGGGACCAGGCCTCGGCACGCCATTCTCCTACGCTGTACCCGGACAAGCCAACGAGCTGGTGCTCATCGAGTGGGGCAGCAACCCGATGGAGCTGCTCATCAATGACAAG GCGGTGACTCTGCCCATAACCATGACGGATGGGAAGTGGCATCACGTGTGCGTGACGTGGTCGACCCGTGACGGAGCCTGGGAGGCCTACCAGGACGGGGTGAAGAAAGGCTCGGGGCAGAACCTGTCAGCCTGGCACTCCATCAAACCAGGAGGGGTCTTCATCGTGGGGCAGGAGCAG GACACGGTGGGAGGACGCTTCGACGTCACTCAGTCCTTCATGGGCGAACTCTCAGATCTGCAGTTCTGGTCCAGAGTCCTGACGTCCAACGAGATCCATACCCAGGCGACCTGCGGAGGCCACCTCATCGGGGACGTCATGTCCTGGTCCGAGGAGTCCGTGGAGCTCCATGGTGGACTCACCGAGTTCCCGTTTGAACCCTGCCACTAA